aaagggtagtagatacctggaatagccttccagtgggagcagtaacagtgatgtagaaagggtagtagataccaggaatagcctaccagtgggagcagtaacagtgatatagaaagggtagtagataccaggaatagccttccagtgggagcagtaacagtgatatagaaagggtagtagataccaggaatagccttccagtgggagcagtaacagtgatgtagatacctggaatggccTTTCTGTGGAAGCAGTAAAGGCTCATTGTGATAtacaaagggtagtagatacatggaatggccttccagtggCAGCAGTAAAGGTTACTGACCTTTCTATATCACAATGAGCATTTATTGTTTCCACTTGAAGGTGAATATTCTATTTTTTGTAACTAGCCTTCCATCTGACATGTTTGTTTATTTACAATGTGTCTGCAGCTGTTACGGTTAGTTTTTCCATTAACTGTTTCAGGATATTTGCCATCTTTACAGATCCAGAGTAGAATAACAGAATTGTGGTATTTAACGCCCCAAGCGACCTTGAAATTTCATGCTTGGGTTTGTAACGGCCACATTACTGCAAAACAAGTACACGTGTCTGTTATGGTAAAAACTTGACTGTAATGCAGGACTTAATCTATTTTGCAGATTTCCActctatatttctaaaataacaaacacacacacacgcaacatGGGGTTGTCAAACCCTGAGTTTCAAGTggctttttttaacatttatatttttaaaaattctttatttttgcattgcggGTAATTACAGCCAAGTGTGCTACGCCACGACAGCGTCAGCAGACAAATCATCATCATACATAGTGTTACATTTGCGTGGCATGGAAATActttgcactatatatttttgacaaaaaaaaaaaaaacgaacacgtTAAAGTAGATTAGACATAAGCGTTCCCTGTGTAATACGAACTGGTTATACACGCAGTTACGTTGGTATGAGGATTCTCTGAGCACTAATTCTGTCTAGCCTACACTTCGCTATGGGTTACATTTGAGCATTAATTCTGAAGGCTAAACAGGCGCTATCTAACATTTATCTCAGATACAagatatttaaaaagaaataacctTGGTGAGACACAAAAGTAGTAGGAGTAACATGAGTAAACTTAGTAAACTTAGGAGACATGCTAGGTAACTTCGTTTAAGGGTAAACACGTTTGGCTAGGTTATGAACCATTGGGGGTTAATTTGAGCTAAAGGGACTTGCAGTCATATGCTGATGGTAATAGGAGAGCTGAATCGGCGTGGTGTGAGTAGTAGTTGTTAACCTCTCATTAAATAGCTATCATGCTAGTTAGGGGTGTTCCAAAACATAGGAAAAGGCGCTGCGTTGGCCCCTTCTGGTCTGCACCTCCCTGACAGCATTAGAGACCTATGCATACTACTGCCATGTATGTATCATTCTTGGGAAAACAAAATATAACAGTATGATTGGTTATACGTTGAGACATGAGTAGAGACGGCAGACATGAGAGTGTTAATAGAATAGGTTAAATTAGGTAGCACTGTGTACTATAATAGATCAATCAGTATGATGGGGAGCATAAGCATATAGCAGGCATGCGTACAAATGCTACTGATGATTGTAGATTTGAGGCGTTCTAAtcagaggaaataaaaaaaaaaagaaaagtgtatgCAATCTAAGTTATAACACGTTAGCAAGGTAAAGCTGGCTGAAACCTTGGTTGCCCTTGGTTTAGTATGAGTCTACACAATACATTTAGCCAATGCCACTTAGAGTCCAGGTCTGATTAGGTAGCATGGTATCGGGTTCTGCCTCCCCTCCTCGCTCTTTATGTGTGCGGCGTCGAACTTGGAAAGGTGGTGACCTCCATGGGCCGACGTTCTTGGGTTGCAGCATAGTGGCTAGCTTTTCAGAGGTGTTGCATCTTGACATACTGCTGGGGCCTTGGgatcgtctgttttttttttcccaccgcTTGTGTAGGTGTTCGTGCCCGGGTTGGCGCGGTCTGCTTCACGCCTGCGCGTTTGTCCGTGTTTGCTCCGTCGGACGCCCGCCTGAAATATCTGCTGTGGGACATCGTAGTAGCTTCGGCAGGTGGTCGGGTGGATCCACGAGGCTACAGTCCGGGCCACTTGATGGTGGGGCATACCCAGACTGCTCATCATTTCGTAGAAGGCCGAGCAGAGTCGGTCGAGGGCCTCTAGGGAGTTAGGCTTCTGACTGCTgtcgggcggccatcttggacgcgcTCCGACTGCCCCTCGCTTCTTCCGTTTATTTAGTTCAGCTTGCTTGCTGTCAGCGTTCGTCCTCTTGTCTTGCGGGGACccggatgacccccaccggtccgggggggggggggtggttaggAGGTTAGCTGTGGTTGCTGGTGTATGCGgtgtcggagagagcggccgcctctctccggCTCCCGCTCCTGCAGGCCTCAGATTGCTTGTTGCTCAATATGCCCCGACAGGCTTCCAAAGACCTCAGTGCGACCTCAGTGCGCCCCCCAACATGGGTAGCACACCCTGGGGTGTCGTTGGGCTGTATAAACGCTGCTAGTGCCCTCTGTTTCTCTCGCCCGCCAGGAGCTCTTACCCCGTGCGTCCGTTCGgcatggcggtcagactccgccccccttaacatttatattttaataaaaataataaaaaatttaataaaatacgTTTTAAAGCTTTCCTATAATCATGCCACTTAGAGTCCAGGTCTGATTAGGTAGCATGGTATCGGGTTCTGCCTCCCCTCCTCGCTCTTTATGTGTGCGGCGTCGAACTTGGAAAGGTGGTGACCTCCATGGGCCGACGTTCTTGGGTTGCAGCATAGTGGCTAGCTTTTCAGAGGTGTTGCATCTTGACATACTGCTGGGGCCTTGGgatcgtctgttttttttttcccaccgcTTGTGTAGGTGTTCGTGCCCGGGTTGGCGCGGTCTGCTTCACGCCTGCGCGTTTGTCCGTGTTTGCTCCGTCGGACGCCCGCCTGAAATATCTGCTGTGGGACATCGTAGTAGCTTCGGCAGGTGGTCGGGCGGATCCACGAGGCTACAGTCCGGGCCACTTGATGGTGGGGCATACCCAGACTGCTCATCATTTCGTAGAAGGCCGAGCAGAGTCGGTCGAGGGCCTCTAGGGAGTTAGGCTTCTGACTGCTgtcgggcggccatcttggacgcgcTCCGACTGCCCCTCGCTTCTTCCGTTTATTTAGTTCAGCTTGCTTGCTGTCAGCGTTCGTCCTCTTGTCTTGCGGGGACccggatgacccccaccggtccggggggggggggtggttaggAGGTTAGCTGTGGTTGCTGGTGTATGCGgtgtcggagagagcggccgcctctctccggCTCCCGCTCCTGCAGGCCTCAGATTGCTTGTTGCTCAATATGCCCCGACAGGCTTCCAAAGACCTCAGTGCGACCTCAGTGCGCCCCCCAACATGGGTAGCACACCCTGGGGTGTCGTTGGGCTGTATAAACGCTGCTAGTGCCCTCTGTTTCTCTCGCCCGCCAGGAGCTCTTACCCCGTGCGTCCGTTCGgcatggcggtcagactccgccccccttaacatttatattttaataaaaataataaaaaatttaataaaatacgTTTTAAAGCTTTCCTATAATCAACATAAGACTTCTTTGTAGTTGTAATATTTTTGGTTACAGCAGTCTTTGATGGGACAGTTAATACCTTCGTATAAAACCGCTCTAAATGGGGAAACAACCAGAAACTGACAGAATAACTTTTTAGGAAGTTGGAGCATGAAATGCTTGCGAAGATGTAGTTGCTTTTTGCCCTTTTTGATATAATAACTGGATAGAATCATCGGTGACACAGAGAGGCTGCCAACCGCTTCTTGCAGCTGGTGACGGTATGTGTGCGCATGGAGGCAGAAGGTTGTACAGGGActtatctccctccctcccccccccccccctcccctatttttttttttaaatgaaagggacactgcagggccAGAAATATGCACCATTTAGGGGGCTTGCACCTCCTTACCCCCATAACAAGGTAATAAGATttgccttatttccagcaccgcatGGGTCTACCGATGCGCCTCTCCTAGGCGgacatcagaatttatgatttaccatagggaaagtattggattggctgagatcatcaagaaggaggagccaggcaccAGCTTGACCAATCCCCATCTActcagatgcattaaatcaatgcatctctacggggaaagttcagcatctccatttggttttgttgttccagcacatcccactgaTGCTTAATtaaattgagatctggggaatgtgACAGCAAAGGCAAAACCTTAAatggtcatgttcctcaaaccattcctgaacaatatttgcagggtgcattatcctgcgtAAAGAGGCCACTGTTATCATGGAACACTAttaccatgaaggggtgtatgaggactgcaacaatctctaggtaggtgatacgtgtcaaagtaacatccacatgactgCCAGGACCCAAAATAGGGCCCAGAGTATCACACTGCTTCTACCGGTCTGCCTTCTtctcatcctgctgccatctcttccccaggtaaacaatgcacacgcACCCAGGCATGCAtttattctttataaaaaaataaaaataaatacattttacaaaaaattgGTTTACCTTACCAGTCAACctacttccattgctccatggaccAGTTCTGACGCTCACGTCCAAATTGAAGGCACTTTCGGTGGTGGACAGAGGTAGTCATGGGCATTCTGACCGGTCTGCGGCTgcgcagccccatatgcagcaaactgcgatgcacggAGTGTTCTGacccctttctatcatggcctgtATTAAGCTTTTCAGCAATATGAGATATAGTAATTCTGTGACCAGATGGGCCATCCTTCATTCCCcatgtgtatcaatgagccttgggtgccatGACACAGTTTGTCCTCCTTGGGTCACTTTTGGTAGTTACTAAGCACTTCATACTGGGAACATCCctcaagacttgccgttttggtgAGGGTCTGACCCAGTCGtccagccatcactatttgacccttgtcaaagtcactccgatcttttcacttgccaattattcccacttccaacacatgaagttcaagaactgactgttcacttgctgtctaatataaCCTGTTCTCTtgtcaggtgccattgtaatgatataatcaatgttattcacttccccTGCCTTTGGTTTAATAGTatggctgatcaatgtatatggctgaaggatcctgtaatATACTAAAAAGGTAGGGATGGGTATCTCtagctaatttattgggataccAAAACCACTAAATGTTAAGAGAAACACCACGgttataaattaatatatgaaGTTCTAAATGTTTGAGGTTTTCCTTacgaaaataaatacaaacacgcacacactttacttgtgggttttaaaacccagaataattaaaataaaaaaaacgacaATGGCCATGGTGATTTTTcaaaaattactttattaattttgtatccaaaaataaaaagcatatttgtataaaaaacatttttcaaaattacAAAATTGTGCAAAAGTAGCCAACCTCGCGTTCATGTCAGTTGCCCCATCTGTCATTTAGGAATAGTGGCATTTTGTACATCTGAAAGGGGTATGGAATGGAGCACAATGTCTGCAATTTAATTGGCTAACAGGCACAGCAAAGGGTTTCAAATTGTATTTAAGGTTTCCTcctattaaataaagaaaaaaaaaactttttagcaTATAAAGTGAATTAAACATGGCACTCTTAATAACCAGATCACTTgtcattttttttaggattttttttctactgaaatcttttaataaaaaaaaattaaataaaaaaagcaatgTTTTAAAAACGATTCTTTATGGTCCCTTTAATGGTCTATTTAGGCTGCAAGGAGGAATAGGAGATTAAAGCTTTATAATCGTCCTCAAGTCTCCAATTATGCCTTGCATTTTCTTGCACCGATATAGTTAACCTCTTGATAAActaaagaatttatttttaaacagttcGTTGTTAGCTGGGAAAAGAACGTCGCCATTTGGGCCAAAACTATTGgctgggaggaaaaaaaaaatgtaaaaataaaaaatctggaactccatttgttttttttccccaaacagAAGCTATTTTAGACTTTCAGATTTattttaatggaacactccaaaccCTTAAAACACCTCTGCTTGCGAACGTGCTTAAGGGGCTAAACCAGTGTCTGCCCATTTAtagaataaaaacatttaaaaaaaaggttttacaaaGTTCCCAGCTGTCAGTCAGCCAATAGGGGGCTTTTGCCGATTGTTTTGTCTCCCTGTTAGATAATATATGGTAGTTAAAAAGGGAGACGAGGAAACCAGTATAACATCACATCACTCCGGAgttataaataaaatgcatttcatTGCAAAAGCTGAAGGTTTTTGCCACAATTTACTATTTACGGAACAGACTTGAAAGGGCTAAGAATTAAAAGCCAGCACCTCTGAATAACCCAGTAAAGCATATTGCCAGCGAATTACTATTAGCAAAGAATATTGTGATGTTAAATGAGAAAAAGCAACATTCACTTAATAGGTTCCTTTAAAGCCGCATTGTTCCCAAATTAGCCCCTAGTGGGAGGGCTCAGAATGACATCAGAGGATGGGAGGGCAACACAGCATCACCATCATACCTAGACCTCTACCGGGAGGAAATCTCGGTATACAGCGAGTCCAGTGGTACAAGATAGAGAGAATCTCAGACACCCACTCCGAGGGGATAAGGAGAACCTATTTTTAATGGAAGCGGTAAAAGAGCTTTGCTCCCATGTATTCTACAAGTGTCATACCCAAGAGTGAGGGGCATGTTACATCATATTGCAGTGCCGCTCGATACATTAAAATGGAAACCTTGGCTTTAGAAATTTAAATCCTGACCAATTTCAAGGGTTGGTATATTGTCCCTGCAGACAAATGAATGCTACGGCTAATAAATTCAACATCTTATCCAACTAtatccatttgcaccggaatgaCCTAGAACTGGATTTGTCagtgcaataaaaatatattatattaaacacacacacacacacacacacacctataatcAACTGCTTTCGATGAGGCTAGATTTTTTTGTCGCAaaattttctgaaaaaaaaaaaaccacacgttATAGAATTTAGAAGAAAACTACTACTTCTATAATGATTTTCAATGCTGTCAattactacagggagtgcagaattattaggcaaatgagtattttgaccacatcatcctctttatgcatgttgtcttactccaagctgtataggctcgaaagcctactaccaattaagcatattaggtgatgtgcatctctgtaatgagaaggggtgtggtctaatgacatcaacaccctatatcaggtgtgcataattatgcacagtaatagtcacctgcacacacagatatccccctaaaatagctataactaaaaacaaactaaaaactacttccaaaaatattcagctttgatattaatgagttttttgggttcattgagaacatggttgttgttcaataataaaattaatccccaAAAatgcaacttgcctaataattctgcactccctgtaagaaTGTTTTTGTAAAAGTGATCCAAAATCTGGATTtagggattttaaaaaaaaaaaaaaaaaaagaaaagaaaaaaaacagatcaaGAACTCCAAACTTAGATTTATGAAGCTTGTGTTTTCCTCCCAACCTCAATGCATAGAGTTAGTGGTACTTCATATGGGGATTCCTTGCACATTAAAGCAGCTCCGTCAAAATTTCAAACCCCTTACCCATTTATACCCCCCCTAGCCCCACAAGATTTATTGGTCCCAGTACTGGAGCTACTTATCTCAGGGTTACCAAGATGGCGGCAATTGGCACTTCCAGCCTCTGCCCTTCCTCGGACATGTGCAAGTGTTAACAGAAAATTGACACCACAATGCAAGGAGGTGGTGACTAAGCTTGACGGCCAATGACCAAGTTGACAAAAACCATGGCACTTGATTAAATCTCCACCCACTGTCAACCTGAAGGTTATACATGAGAAAAAGTGGACTCTAATTTTCCTTACGTAgaacattaaataaaaacaatcaaaaagGGCTGCCCAGGGAGGGATCATGGGACATgccaggagaagaaaaaaaaagtgacagaggCACTTTAATGGTGTAAACGGTCAATCTTTCTCATACAGCTTACCACTTTTACACTGCAACAAAATTAGACAGTCTTACACCACCATGGGTTGTTTTTGCATAATATACTAAACTCACAATCTCAGCTCCAAGAGTATCCTAGTGTATATATATCTGGCCcactgatctttttttttttctccatttaccACCATATTATTTATAGGAACATTCTGCACACCCTAACCAGCACATCTTATAACACCCACCCCCCCCAACATTGTAAGGGGACAAAccgtttttgaatggtttaacgtCTTACCTGGCGCCCGCTGGGCACTGCTCCCGACCTCCATTACCAACGCTGGAGAGCCTGCTGTTCCTAAACAGGATCTTCTGTTAGTTCTCCAAAGCAAAGCCAGTGCAAGgcatagctcattggctgagagagagtCTCGGTCAATGAGCTAATGGATGTTTCTGTTTAGGAACTTCCAGTTCTCCGACAGTAGTAGTAGAGGCAGGGTGCCACACCCAGTGCCTCCTTACAATATGGGGCGAgagctgtagtggtcatggtacgAGGGGTTCCTTTAAATGGATGTGAAAGAAATCAATCAGCGTTTAAGTGATCACACACTCATTTTGACTATATCCAACAAATaacaatttaacattttaattctTGAGTTGCACGGATCAGGTTTTTTCTTTAACGCGTGTTTTGTCCTTACACAGCCACAGGTAACAGAGTCTCAGTCTGCTCAAGTTTTAGAAGTTCAAGCTGACCAATCACACGGTTAACTCGTTCTACCAAGGCATTTTCAAATGGAGACAATATATAGTCTTCAATTAGCATATCATCCGTAATTTCTTTTTTCTTCGGCTGCCGGTAGTGACAAAGCTGTGCAATTTCCCTGGGTACACGATATTCCTGACCACTAAAATCCAAAGGAGTGTGCACGGAGGTCCTGACTACATCCCTGGGGTTAAGTATCAACTTTGTTGGGTTAACTTCCGAAGGGTCGTTTGGCTCGCGGTGGTCGTGTCTTATTATGTTGACGCCTGGCACGGACTTCCATTCCTCCGGATCAGGCTTGCTTTGATTTACAAACGATATcggaaaaacatgattttcaaatataaaaacactggcGTCTGGGTTCGAATGTTGAAGATAATCGACCAGTTCATTCCAATTTTTATGCCTCGCGGGTAAAATAAGTTCGTCAATGTCATTAAGAGCAATATATTTGCTTCTGTACATATTGCGATAGATACAGTCATTTAAAGCAGCAGTTTGTCCGTAATAATGGAGATCTCCTGGGTGTTCTGGGTAATGCCACCCGGAAGAAACATTTATATAGGTCGTGATTGGCCATGGAATTAATTCCAAGAAGTTTTGTTTAATGTAATAAGTGAGGAGTTGCTTTAGAATTGCGCTCGAGTCCGTGTGATAAAGGATTACCTTTTGTACCCCTAACATCCGATACATTTCCATCGACTGGATGAACTGTAAGACGTTATTGTAAGAACCAAACAGAGCAGAAATGCACAAAAGAAAATCATATTCAAACCGTGAAGGTGGGTTATGCGTCTGTTCAATGTTATGGACTTTAAAAACAATGTTCGATGGATAGTTAGCTGCATGTAAATGGATATACTGGGGAATTCGGGAGTCTTTTAAATTGCATAGCAAGTCCATTGTTCCATAGGGGAACTGAAAGTGGTCGCTATGGATTTCAATCTCTGCTGGGACCGTCTCATTGGTTCCATGAAAACAAAAGTCGCAAAACAAAGGTTCTTGCTCGTATCGGTATGTAATTCCAATAACCCGGATGAGGCTTCTGCTCCGGAGATCCAAATAGGCACTGATTACATAGGTCCGGCTATTTTTGAGATGGACGATAGTATCGCCCGTCCAGTTACTACTACATAGAGTCTTTAACTCCTTCGATCTGAGAAGAGGGGACATGAAAGAACCCCCTGGCAAATAGGTCTTCTCTACAACCACGATGTAGACCACGTAAAGAAACGTGATCATGGAAAAAATTAGCGAAAAGAGCTTGCAAACATTTTTGACTGATGTACATGTCTTCATTACGGATTCCACTCACAAGATTAAGGAAGGAAATCTTGCCGTCACTCAGTctgaaatacataaagagaaataaaaacgaattaaaaaaaaaaaaaaaaaaaaaggctcattAAGAAAACGATGGtgatttagttttatttatgCACAATTTATAGAACTACATTAACCTATGTACAAAAATTCTCATTAGATAAATCTGCTTAGAGCAATCCTACATTAACATGTGACATGGAGAGTCAGGCTTGTAGTGGCTAGCAACTTTTAAAGCCTGGCTATGGCTGCAGGGCTTGACATATTAATATGTTCtgtttttatttaacatattaggACACAATTTAAGATTAGAACAGATTTTCGGTGTGGAACTGGCAGAAATCTTAAGCTATTTTTCCataaacataggtttatttaatATACTAAATTGTGAAGAACCGACCATGGAAATTGGAAGTTTACGTCAATAGAGTTGATTTGGATTCTCAAATCTTCACTCTTTTCCCAAGCTCACCTATGTTATACTTCGATATGCAACTCCGTAGTCAACTGTGCTCAGTTTCTGGTTTCTTGGGTTAAATTTCACAAAGTGTTATTGGTAAGTAATTCATAGTAAATTTCAGGTTTTAACTCAGAATAACCAAATTTACAACAGTCATTTTCTTTTCTCCAATTCAGCCATTTTTGGTCTAAAATCTGAAATGGAAATATATTTTGAAGTACAGAGAAACTATACTTCAAAAGTGTAACATGTAAATCTACGAAAAGTTAATTTGTTTAAACAAAGTGAAAAATTGTACAATCAGTGAGCGGATGGCATTATTATATGtgaacatataaatataaaatagcagcgacctaaataaaaaataaaaataaagtgtcaaGACTCTAAAAGACCACCATcactaaaacacacataaataaggtgcgctgtgc
This DNA window, taken from Pelobates fuscus isolate aPelFus1 chromosome 9, aPelFus1.pri, whole genome shotgun sequence, encodes the following:
- the LOC134573263 gene encoding uncharacterized protein LOC134573263; amino-acid sequence: MKTCTSVKNVCKLFSLIFSMITFLYVVYIVVVEKTYLPGGSFMSPLLRSKELKTLCSSNWTGDTIVHLKNSRTYVISAYLDLRSRSLIRVIGITYRYEQEPLFCDFCFHGTNETVPAEIEIHSDHFQFPYGTMDLLCNLKDSRIPQYIHLHAANYPSNIVFKVHNIEQTHNPPSRFEYDFLLCISALFGSYNNVLQFIQSMEMYRMLGVQKVILYHTDSSAILKQLLTYYIKQNFLELIPWPITTYINVSSGWHYPEHPGDLHYYGQTAALNDCIYRNMYRSKYIALNDIDELILPARHKNWNELVDYLQHSNPDASVFIFENHVFPISFVNQSKPDPEEWKSVPGVNIIRHDHREPNDPSEVNPTKLILNPRDVVRTSVHTPLDFSGQEYRVPREIAQLCHYRQPKKKEITDDMLIEDYILSPFENALVERVNRVIGQLELLKLEQTETLLPVAV